In Nerophis ophidion isolate RoL-2023_Sa linkage group LG15, RoL_Noph_v1.0, whole genome shotgun sequence, the sequence TTGCAAAGCTCAATTTCATCTGTATATAAAATTAACTGCAATGCTGTGGGAACTTTCAAAAACAGAGGGTGTGACTTAAAAATGTCCCCATCaatgaaatcattaaaaaaacatcctTGCAGGACTCGGGCCCCTCATTGATCATTTCAAGAATTTTAGGATGTGAAAGCAGCTGCTCCAAACTTTTAACTAATGGTATGtagtaaaaacaatgtttttctaTGGCAAGAACTCTGGAATCTCCACGCTTCACATAAGACACTGTTTGTTTTGCAGTAACAATTTCTGGTTCAACTGGATGTAACAGTTCTTTGATGGTCTTGTCCTGCAAATGTGTTGTAGCAATCTGGCTAAAAGGGTCAACAAACTGGTCAAATACGCTCATTGCATGACTCTTTAGTTGATCCAGGTCTCCAGAATGACTCTCAAAGATGCTCTTCATTTGATGACTCAGGTGCTCCAATAATGCTGTTTGATATTGCTGGACTCCACTCACCATCTGGTTAACAGCTCTCTAGGGAGGtggaaaaaacattaaataaataacaaaaagtaaacaaacaaaaaatactacACTACAGACTTCACACAAAAAAATCTGCAGAGCTCAACCCTACATAATGTCTggcacatgcatttttaagacaCAAATGCATACATTACAGTACCTGTgtcagtctgggtttctctggcCTGGAGAAGAAATGCAGTTGCATGTTTAGAAAGGTTAGCCTTCATGCAACCCTGGGCAGGTCCTTGCAATTCATGCTGAAACAGATGAACAAGAATCATATTATAAAAGGGAAAATGTTGACCTTGAAAATGTGTAAAAATTATATCCAGTAATTTGATAACTGTATTTGTCCTTAGTTCTATACTCGTTTCAATTAAGCGTGGTGACTGAAAAATATATCACAAATTTCTGATtcatataaaacaaaaatatcttACCAAAATATTTGATTATGTTTTTCTAATATTGGCAACTGTAAAATGTGTAAACAGAATAACTATTAGATGTTCATTATTATTCGTATTATTACCATAGCGCAAATAActatttgcacaaaaataaacACTTGTAGCCACGAGTGCTCTGTCTTTGGCTAATGAAAAAATAGGGACTTACTGTTCCATGTGTCCCATCAACCTCGACTGCAGGATTATTATCATCAGTCCGGTTGGTTGTGGCTGTCCTCTCCTGTGCCTCTGGTAAACGCTGGCCAGACGATCCGACCTCCTCGGTTTCTTGAACTTGGAGAAGATGGTGCGCGTGTGTTCGCTTTACGTGATAGTAGAAGGAGTTATACACCTGGTACTCACTCGAGCAGCCATCAATCCCACACACTACGCGAAAGTCCGGGCTGCGACTGTGCATGGTATTAATGTGACTCACTGTTTTAGAGTGAGCGCCACAAATATGTAACACAAGAAACAACGCCAAATCATGTTGGACAAAAAGAGGATTCGAAAAGACGATAGAAAGCTAAGGATGTGCTGCTGCGGCAATTCTGACGGCCGTAATCCAGTCGTTGCTATGGTAACTCCCGCCGGCACCACTTTGCAGCAGGTCAACCGAGGTCAACCATGGATTTACGGCTATGTGCGTCACCTTACCTGCGCGCCATTTACGCTGTATCGACGTCCACTAATTTGAACCGTTGGAACCAGCAACACTTAATTGGATGAGTGTCTCCTGAAGTAAGTAACGACGCTATGTCCTGTATTGTCAATTCGAGTTTACGTCGCCATATATGTCGCCTTTTAACTCTTATGTATGACTATATTTTGTGTTACAGAGAACTTCTTATGCGCAAGTTAAACTTAGCTAAGCGAACCAGCTAGCTTAACCATTAGCATGGAGGGACTGGATGATGTCACCGCATCAGTTCTAAGAGGTAATGTATTTCTTTTAAACATGGAGTTGTATTTCAAGTCAATATCCTCTGCTAATAACAAGAAAGGTATCAAAACTATAAATCTATGCTCCCACTTTAATATATTTGATTCACTTTAATTTTCATTGCCCATGTCCCCTGGTGTATCTtactttttgaatttcttttttttgaattatcattattattttttacctcTATCTcttaattatatatgtatttattttgttgttacATCTATCTGTTATCCAATTGTTATTAATGTGAAGCTCATATTGCTTGTTGCACTGTTACTATTACTGTATTTTGTAAATCAATagtaaagttgaaaaaaaagtattacttttAAACATATGTCTACAAGCTTTTAAGGTAAAATGCACAGTTAGGATGCTTTAGTATGATTAGTCGACCGATTTAAGATTAAAAAGCATAAGGCAAAATTATGCcgatttattagatttttttttttagattcaacATATtgtcatatatgtacatatttcggGGCACTGATTCATTTTAATATGTGTTTTCCAATGTAGCTGCAAACATCAGCGAGGAAATGCTGAGCACCTTGTCTCGAGAAGACTTGCGGGATCTTTTTCCAGGCCCAGAGAACTTTTTTCGGAGAAAAGCAGTGTGGAGTTTGTGTCATGATGTGTCAGAGGATGTCAGTTTCTTAGTCATATGACTTAAAATAATCACCAATTATTATTCTGCATTGCTGTTCATCGTAACACAATTAAATTGTGCATTTTCCACTTCCACATTATCTTTCATGTTGCAGCAAACTGTCCAAGAACACTCTGGAAATTCCTTGATTAATGATTCACCAATGCAAAAAACATTGACTCCTTTAAAAGCAAAGCCTGCAAAGTACACAACCCCTGAAAAAGTTGTGAAGTTATCATTCCCGGAATATGTGTTGCACACCGACACTGAACTTGAGCAAGTCCGAAAACAGTACTTCGAGTTGTCTAAAACGGGCTTAGAAAGCACCTGCCATATGTCAAAGGAACTCAGATGCAGACTCATCCGAAACACCATGACCAGTATGATGGCAATTCTGAGGGCAAGAGGGGATGAAGGATCAGACAGATACCCATCAAAACCAGAAATTACAGCAATGGCAAAAAGAATAGTACAATATTACCCAATGCTGCAGGATAAAGGCCTGAAGAATACATGGGTATGTGACACACATTGAATTGATGACCAAAGAGACTCCGCCTGGCCACTTAATGTAGCAATTTGATGAACGTTTTAATTGTGTCTTGTCCAGGTCACTGTGTTTACACAGCTGTACAAACGACTGCAAAATGTGAGATCTCCCCAAAAACGCAAAAAAGATGGGAGTCATTCAAAGAGGTAAGACTGTAACTAATAATTACTTCTATTGAGGATGAGTCTACTCGTCCTTGTCTTAATTATTTGATTATTTCTGAATAATGCCTTGAAATTGTTAAACTTTTTCTCAAAGCTCAAGTGACATCCTCAGGTCTTACAACTTATTATGGAACATGTTGACTTTAATTTTAAAACAACAGTTGAAATTTAATCAACTAATTGGCTAATCTTTGCAGCTCTACAAAGAGGCGTCATCTCGAACACCCAGATGACACTGATGAAATTGATTCAAACGACTCAACAGTGATTCTGGATCTCTCCACGGAGGGTAGTAGCAGTTCAGACCCCAGCAATAGAGAAAGAGGTGATTCTCTTAGGATTGAGACAATTATACAGTATGTGCCAAGTGCCAGTCAACAGTGTATTGGCCTATATGCTCTGCATCAAAACAAAATGAAGGCTGAGTCTAGTGGAAACCTTTTTATGACCCTCCATAAGTAACATTCAGCTGCTTCACTACTTAATATTTTGATCCAAATAATACATTTCATTGTTGAATTTGGTTCCAGAAGAGTGAACTTATTCTTAAATTCAATTAGTCTGACAGCATGATGTTATTTGTTATGTTATTTGATGATGTTATTTGTTTTAGGAGAGACAAACCCCCAATTGCTGCTTGAAGAAGTGACCCGACTTCCCTCGAAGTCCTGAATGTGAGTATATCTGTAAGTCTCCCCCTTCACTGTGTGTGGTGACTTGTTATAGTAGACCGTACTTGCATGCAGTTCAATGTGATTGATTATATTAGCCAATAAATAATGGAATTTTGTATATACATTCTGTAAATGGTTGAAATACTGATATATGAATGATTATAACATAATGATCAGGGCTGAATGTAAAAGATTTACAAGGTGTACAATATTAATGGATGATATTCAtttgtaatttgaaaacatcttaATGACAGTATATCACTTTGTGCCTTACAGCTAACAAGCCTGCTGATAGTGCCAGTCCAGATGCGGCCAGTCAAGCAACCTTGGCCAAGCACTACAAGGCCCTACAGGCtttgtttaaaagaaaaaatccaAACTACCAGGATGTTTCTCATCTTCTGGATTTGGAATTTGCAGCCAGAAGATTATTCATTGACTCGGATACCATTCGTGAGGAGGACAGACCTGAAAATATTCTCGAAGCTTATCCCTGTTTTAAGGACATTGGACATGTAAGTCATTATTGACTGTGCATAGTCAATACACAGTACTACACACTCACTGTGTTAGATTTGGATTCCCACCTCGAGAGCGATTTATTCATGTCAGTTTTGATACAATATTTTATAGGTGATGGACGAGCTTCGACACATTTTGGACATGAGAAACTGCAACTTCATCAGTGAATTAAAGGAAAGATGGCATGACTTCTGCCAGAAGGTGCAGTTTTTTGGtgtgtccaaaaacatgctgAAACCACCAATGGGAATAGACAAAggtaaaaaattatgttttttactTAGTGAGGATGAAGCTTCGGGCTTGTTAATTATCAAGTTCATGCACTCATTTCTAGTCCTTTTTGTAATCTATTTTCTCCAACCTCCTCAATCCTATCCCAACTCAATTCTCTATTCTGCCCTGAACTGTGTAAACAGTCTCACTAATATAGTAGTATTAGGTTGATGTTATCCTTTTTAGTTAGGGGCAAGCCAAAGATGGGGAAATTTTCCTCAATAATTGTGCATTTTGTTCATATTTAAATACTGAATCTCTTTTTCAACAGTGCAACAGGCTGTCGAAATTCTGCGTGTGCTGCCATCACTGTTCCCCTCCATGTCTGGTCTGCCGAAGAAAGTCAGAGATCTAAGTCAGGCTCTGGTGCATGTCCTTGAGGTGAGCAGTGCAAAATATACTGGACCATTTTGACTGCattatttaaaagttaaaactgaAGGTGTATCCTCTGCCTGCTCCAAATGAGTTTCCTATTTATatgatttttctttcttttcttttgcaTTTGGTATGGTTTAAAAGTTAAGATATAGCTTTCTGTATGCTGTaacctttattatttatttgattgCAACCAACCTCTTTGCCTTAAAGCCAAGGTTCCAGAGATGTATAACTATTATCGTGACGGAAGGATGTCTTATGTGTTTTAGGAAAAAGAAGACCCCAATTCCTACTTGAGGAAGCGCCCTCTCACATGCCCGGTCCTGATTGTTAGTTCGTCCAACTGCCTTCTAGCGGTAGGAAATGTGCCGATAACTACCTTTCCCAAGGACAAGGTCACCGAGGGTGCTTTATACCTGATGGCATACTATTACACCCTACATCTTACATACCCAAAGTGTGTCGCAACTCTGATGTCACTCATACAAACAGAGGTCCTACTGGACAACATTCATGAGAGTGATCTCACATCATCGTACAAAAAAAGCATGGCTGATTGGAAGGCTTTTATTGGCCAGTAGGCTTGTGGTATGCAAAATAGCACCCACTTCTTCCCCGAGGCTGCTATCCACATACAATGGTGGACAAGTTGGTCATATGTTAAGTTTGTGAGACCTTTTCAATGTTAAGCACTTGGCAAATGTTATGGGCTGAGCAAGTGTTTGTGTGATTTgtatattttatgtgttttgaaaatattttttgtgatatACTGTTGTGCATACAGTGAGCCGTAAAGAGCTCCCCCCACAAAAAGCATGCCAGTGCAAACATTTATTGACGAATAAACGTTGAATGCGAGACAAATCCTCATTTACTTGCCTTATTTTGAGCTGATAATGTCTTAAATTGagaacaatattgctaataattATGACTCAAAAACCCCTAATTGTAGTCTGTTATGCTAACTTCAAGATATATTGTCTCAAAATGCCTCTTTCTAATCTCACTTCAAGTACAAGGCATTCTTAAATCTAGAACAATTTCTCAAATATCAGACTTAAAATAAGTGAAATACACTTGAAATGAAAAGAATGGTACCAAAATACATGCTGGCTTTCGGAGAAAAATACCACTTTCAAGCATCACAACCTTATTATGAGACAGAAAAATCTTACTATCCAagtaaaatataactaaaaattagttattaaaacttattttaagacctttttagtcATGTCAGTCTTAGAAATTCTGTCTTATTTCAAGAAATCTTGTTGAGACAATTTTCacttgttccattggcagatttTTTTGCTGAATTCAAGCAAAAATGTcttgtttcattgttttttttactcatttttagaTCAGCATTTTTTCCAGTGTGCGTCAAATAATGTACACCAATTCAGCCTGTTGTGTTAAGATCCGCTTTTCGTATCGCCACATTTTATTGTTTATTCTTCCAGTTTTTGTTTAATTCTCCATCTGatcctcttatttcctgtttagtccgtcaccatggttacacattagtttcacctgctcctcgttttctacgcACACCTGGCTCTCCTTGATTACtgcctatataagccttcctcttttgtttgttcagcctgggttcgtAATTTGCGCTGacgcaacggtacgtctgctatgatcatttgctttcacgcaattctttactattctcgcgagctctcaggCTAcgcattttatttcatttttagctctcatgctaaatgttttgttctttTAGTTTTCTATTTGTacatcctagctctcatgctagcgtcctttgtttccTTCTgctagctccagtgtttttgttcatagctcctttttgttaaataaatccttaaattttacctttgttgtgttcatcgtttcaacgcatccacgaagggatcaAACCCGGCAGCACCATGCCACACAGGCCTaatatgttgttcactattctttatttattttaaattgactttcaaatgtctattcttggtgttggattttatcaaataaatctcCTCCGAAAATGCAATTTATTTCCCAgggcaacttatatatgttttttccttctttattatgcattttaggccggtgcgacgtatactccggattgatttataatccgaaaaatacggttatctgatctgattggctatagcaattatctatcaactgtatgtgtccgttcaTTTGCAGTGCACAGATGcctacattgttgattctgaaggccctgggaatatttggtacagcatggcaacataagctagcttaattctgattggataaaaactctaacctaaaaacaacaacactggtgggagaataataatgacatgaagttaaaagtttaagtaccaatgattgtcacacacatacaagatgtggcgaaattgttctctgcatttgacccatcacccttgatcaccccctgggaggggaggggagcagtgggcagcagtggtggcgcgccccggaatcatttcatggtgatttaacccccaattccaacccttaatgctgagtgccaagcagggaggtaatgggtcccatttttatagtctttggtatgactcggccgggatttgaactcacgacctaccgatctcagggcggacaaaaGAGAATGTGAATACGTTGAGATATTTAGGAAAAGtacatctttaattatgatcatgatttctggttatgttgggccagcagagaaggccttctAAAGCATACTTTTAAATAGGGCCAATGTTGATATCAAATATCGGTCTGATATCAGTCTCAAAACAGTATCACATTATATGTGCTTGCAtgtaaaatccaaaaaaattctAATCAGGGCAGTTTTTGATTAAATTTTAGGCATTTTTTTTGGTCAACAAATGTGTTTTAGTCAAAAAATTAGTCAACTAATTTGATTTAGTTTCATTGGACAACATTCCATAACATTTAGCATCTTTGAAGTTTTCTTGATACCACTTGTATTGaggtcagcatcaagggttggaattgggggttaaatcaccaaaaatgattccccgggcacggccaccgctgctgctcactgctcccctcacctgtgtgtgacaatctttgttATTACAATTACTGTACATCAACACTGCACAACTCAGCATGTCAATATTTCTGATTATAGTGCGTCACAttatcccataatcaattcaGACTAAGAGACTCAAAAGCCT encodes:
- the LOC133569795 gene encoding uncharacterized protein LOC133569795, yielding MLQQTVQEHSGNSLINDSPMQKTLTPLKAKPAKYTTPEKVVKLSFPEYVLHTDTELEQVRKQYFELSKTGLESTCHMSKELRCRLIRNTMTSMMAILRARGDEGSDRYPSKPEITAMAKRIVQYYPMLQDKGLKNTWVTVFTQLYKRLQNVRSPQKRKKDGSHSKSSTKRRHLEHPDDTDEIDSNDSTVILDLSTEGSSSSDPSNRERANKPADSASPDAASQATLAKHYKALQALFKRKNPNYQDVSHLLDLEFAARRLFIDSDTIREEDRPENILEAYPCFKDIGHVSHY